The following proteins come from a genomic window of Hymenobacter canadensis:
- a CDS encoding SDR family NAD(P)-dependent oxidoreductase yields MTPTTRNNWLAAAGAGLALAAATLWSNRRGTYDLRGRVVLVTGGSRGLGLILARQAVAEGAKVAICARDAEELERARQELAADGAQVMALVRDLTNAVEVRTLVAEVQQQLGPIEVLVNNAGIITAGPLDHMELREYEESMDTHFWAPLHAMQAVLPDMRLRGEGRIVNIASVGGKVAVPHLAPYSASKFALVGLSEGFRAELRQYGIQVTTVCPGLLRTGSPRNAIVKGQHRKEYAWFTIADSLPALTVAADSAARQIWNACRRGDAEIIIGLPAKLLSAFHGLAPGTTADLLSWVNRTLPAPTGEQGDARRFGHESESELSQSWLTALTRKAEKDNNELPHA; encoded by the coding sequence ATGACCCCAACTACCCGAAACAACTGGCTGGCCGCCGCTGGCGCCGGTCTGGCGCTGGCCGCCGCCACGCTCTGGAGCAACCGCCGCGGCACCTACGACCTGCGGGGCCGTGTGGTGCTGGTAACCGGCGGCTCGCGCGGCCTGGGCCTTATTCTGGCCCGCCAGGCCGTGGCCGAAGGCGCCAAAGTAGCCATCTGCGCCCGCGACGCCGAGGAGCTGGAGCGGGCCCGCCAGGAGCTGGCCGCCGACGGTGCGCAGGTAATGGCCCTGGTGCGCGACCTGACCAACGCCGTGGAAGTCCGGACGCTGGTAGCCGAGGTGCAGCAGCAACTGGGGCCTATCGAAGTGCTGGTCAACAACGCTGGCATCATCACGGCCGGCCCCCTCGACCACATGGAGCTGCGCGAGTACGAGGAGTCGATGGACACCCACTTCTGGGCCCCGCTGCACGCCATGCAGGCCGTACTGCCCGATATGCGCCTCCGCGGCGAAGGCCGCATCGTGAACATTGCCTCGGTGGGCGGCAAGGTGGCCGTGCCGCACCTGGCGCCCTATAGTGCCAGCAAGTTTGCCCTGGTGGGCTTGTCAGAAGGCTTCCGGGCCGAGCTGCGCCAATATGGTATTCAGGTGACCACCGTCTGCCCCGGCCTGCTGCGTACGGGCAGTCCGCGCAATGCCATTGTGAAAGGGCAGCACCGCAAGGAATACGCCTGGTTCACCATTGCCGACTCGCTGCCGGCTCTCACCGTCGCGGCCGACTCGGCGGCCCGCCAGATCTGGAACGCCTGCCGCCGCGGCGACGCCGAAATCATCATCGGCCTGCCCGCCAAGCTGCTTTCGGCCTTCCACGGCCTGGCCCCCGGCACCACCGCCGACCTGCTGAGCTGGGTGAACCGGACGCTCCCGGCCCCTACCGGCGAGCAGGGCGATGCCCGCCGTTTCGGCCACGAAAGCGAGTCGGAACTGTCGCAGTCGTGGCTGACGGCCCTCACCCGCAAAGCCGAGAAGGACAACAACGAACTGCCCCACGCCTAA
- a CDS encoding sulfite exporter TauE/SafE family protein: MVTPVALGLLCFFAFLAGFIDSIVGGGGLIQLPAMLLLLKGTPVPTILGTGKVSSLMGTAAALRSYAGKVPIRWRAVGTAAAVAGVFSFLGARVVSQLPQELLPPLVLGLLVAIAVYTFWRKDFGSLHAPRLSAQREPLYGALVGLIIGFYDGFFGPGTGSFLLFAFVGLFGYDFITSSASAKLVNVATNLAALLYFAYTGQILWAVALPMALCNMVGSTLGAHLALRHGTGFVRVLFLVVVGSFIVKLSLQVFG, encoded by the coding sequence ATGGTAACTCCCGTGGCGCTCGGCCTGCTGTGTTTTTTTGCCTTTCTGGCCGGTTTCATTGATTCCATAGTGGGCGGTGGCGGCCTGATTCAGCTGCCGGCCATGTTGCTGCTGCTGAAGGGCACGCCGGTGCCCACTATTCTGGGCACGGGCAAAGTCTCATCGTTGATGGGCACGGCGGCGGCGCTGCGCAGCTATGCCGGCAAGGTGCCCATCCGGTGGCGGGCCGTGGGCACGGCGGCGGCCGTGGCGGGCGTGTTTTCGTTTCTGGGGGCGCGTGTGGTGAGCCAGCTGCCGCAGGAGCTGCTGCCGCCGCTGGTGCTGGGGCTGCTGGTGGCCATTGCCGTCTACACGTTTTGGCGCAAGGATTTCGGGAGCCTGCACGCCCCGCGGCTATCGGCGCAGCGCGAGCCGCTGTACGGGGCGCTGGTGGGCCTGATCATCGGCTTCTACGACGGCTTCTTCGGGCCGGGTACGGGCTCGTTCCTGCTGTTTGCCTTCGTGGGCCTGTTCGGCTACGATTTCATCACCTCCTCGGCGTCTGCCAAGCTGGTGAACGTGGCCACCAACCTGGCGGCGCTGCTGTACTTCGCCTACACCGGGCAGATCCTGTGGGCCGTAGCCCTCCCGATGGCGCTCTGCAATATGGTGGGTTCCACGCTGGGGGCGCACCTGGCGTTGCGCCACGGCACCGGCTTCGTGCGCGTCCTGTTTCTGGTGGTGGTGGGTAGCTTCATCGTGAAGCTGAGCCTGCAGGTGTTTGGGTGA
- a CDS encoding CatB-related O-acetyltransferase — protein sequence MHGPDPATLYPLPHHRKLVFLKNLVTRPNIIVGDYTYYDDLEDPANFERNVLYHFDFLGDQLIIGRFCALASGVKFIMNGGNHETTPVSTFPFAIFGGGWEALMADQSVQEKYPSKGDTVVGHDVWIGYEATIMPGVQIGNGAVVAAKSVVTRDVPAYAVVAGNPAQVVRYRFDETTIARLQALAWWHWPADKITRHLSLLNAADLDALEAAE from the coding sequence ATGCACGGCCCCGACCCCGCTACGCTGTACCCGCTGCCGCACCATCGCAAGCTGGTGTTCCTCAAAAACCTGGTTACCCGCCCCAACATCATCGTCGGCGACTACACCTATTATGATGACCTAGAAGACCCGGCCAACTTTGAGCGCAACGTGCTCTACCATTTTGACTTTCTGGGCGACCAGCTGATTATTGGCCGGTTCTGCGCCCTGGCGTCCGGCGTGAAGTTCATTATGAATGGCGGCAACCACGAAACTACGCCGGTTTCCACGTTTCCGTTTGCCATTTTCGGGGGTGGCTGGGAAGCGCTGATGGCCGACCAGTCGGTGCAGGAAAAATACCCCTCCAAGGGCGACACCGTGGTGGGGCATGACGTCTGGATTGGTTACGAAGCCACCATCATGCCCGGCGTGCAAATCGGCAACGGCGCCGTAGTGGCCGCCAAATCCGTGGTAACGCGCGACGTGCCGGCCTACGCTGTGGTGGCTGGCAACCCGGCCCAGGTGGTGCGTTACCGTTTCGACGAAACCACCATAGCGCGGCTACAGGCGCTGGCGTGGTGGCACTGGCCTGCCGATAAAATCACGCGCCATCTGTCGCTGCTCAATGCCGCCGACCTCGACGCGCTGGAAGCCGCCGAATAG
- a CDS encoding LLM class flavin-dependent oxidoreductase yields MNSLNLTSSASQPLRLSVLDQSPVPLGRTPREALQHSIELARLTDRLGFTRFWVSEHHNTNTLAGSSPEVLLARLGAETSRIRLGSGGVMLPHYSALKVAENFRMLEALYPGRIDLGIGRAPGTDRITAHALNPHNQFRDEDFAEQLMDLRAYLRDETVPDTIHARVKAAPFVDTVPELWLLSSSGQSGLFAAHVGAAFSFAHFINPNGGPKMVQMYRERFRPSPELAEPQANVAVFVACADTAGHAQALADNLALQMLKLETGQFTPIEAVEKVNVASLSADLRARLAYHHQRIISGTPDKVKADLTALAASYGVDEVSALTITHDYDDRLRSYELLADAFALDTPVPEQLAAAI; encoded by the coding sequence ATGAATTCCTTGAACCTGACTTCCTCTGCTTCGCAACCCCTTCGTCTGAGCGTGCTCGACCAGTCGCCGGTGCCGCTGGGCCGCACCCCGCGCGAGGCGCTGCAGCATTCCATAGAGCTGGCGCGCCTCACCGACCGGCTGGGCTTCACCCGCTTCTGGGTGAGCGAACATCATAACACTAACACCTTGGCCGGATCATCGCCGGAGGTGCTGCTGGCCCGCCTGGGCGCCGAAACCAGCCGCATCCGGCTGGGCTCGGGCGGCGTGATGCTGCCCCACTACTCGGCCCTGAAAGTGGCCGAAAACTTCCGCATGCTGGAGGCCCTCTACCCCGGCCGCATCGACCTGGGCATTGGGCGGGCGCCCGGCACCGACCGCATAACGGCCCACGCCCTCAACCCCCACAACCAGTTCCGCGACGAAGACTTCGCCGAGCAGCTCATGGACCTGCGGGCCTACCTGCGCGACGAAACCGTGCCCGACACCATCCATGCCCGCGTGAAAGCCGCGCCGTTTGTGGATACGGTGCCGGAGCTGTGGCTGCTAAGCAGCAGCGGGCAAAGTGGCCTGTTTGCGGCGCACGTGGGGGCCGCGTTTTCCTTCGCCCACTTCATCAACCCCAATGGCGGGCCGAAGATGGTGCAGATGTACCGTGAGCGGTTCCGGCCGTCGCCGGAGCTGGCGGAGCCACAGGCCAACGTGGCCGTGTTTGTGGCCTGCGCCGACACCGCCGGCCACGCCCAGGCCCTGGCCGACAACCTGGCGCTGCAGATGCTGAAGCTGGAAACCGGCCAGTTCACGCCAATCGAAGCCGTGGAGAAAGTGAATGTAGCCAGCCTGTCGGCCGACCTGCGGGCGCGCCTGGCATACCACCACCAGCGCATCATCAGCGGCACGCCCGACAAGGTGAAGGCCGACCTGACGGCGCTGGCCGCCAGCTACGGCGTAGATGAGGTGTCGGCCTTGACCATCACCCACGACTACGACGACCGGCTCCGCTCCTACGAGCTGCTGGCCGACGCCTTCGCGCTGGATACGCCCGTTCCGGAGCAGTTGGCGGCGGCTATCTAG
- a CDS encoding TonB-dependent receptor, giving the protein MSRLLPLLLTALPLTAALPVSAFVAPPGGPVANSGADEPARRGWVAGRVTDADGKGVEGVTVALKGTSYGASTTADGHFRLAAQAGSYQLVVSSIGYATQEVVVSVASGETVTLPAFTLAVSNQNLSEVTVTGTKSMNQRALRVGKLPVAALDLPQSAVTVEREVLDQQQVLRLSDALVNVSGLYVTSTTGGTQEELGSRGFAYGSNNTFKNGVRFNNGVMPEASSLERMEVLKGSAAILYGNVAAGGVLNLVTKKPQFERGGSVGLRVGSFGFWKPMVDVYGAIGNSQKAAFRLNGSYENADSFRDEVKSERVYVNPSLLFELTPKTTLVLEGDYLRDNRTPDFGVGAIDYNILESRTRFLNVPGAENATTQTSTTATLSTRLNDKWQLRAVGGFQRYDSEQRTGNRPTNINNGTRPARGTVGSPTYVPAAPKPSLYGNWGRTLGRSETSENYYLAQLDLTGEVRTGFLEHNVLLGADADQYNTNALTYTAQAYDSINVVDRSRTLARAANAVNSFDALARNTRTLTNTRRAGFYVQDLISISEKVKLLAGVRWSYQETPSDVYTYAAPTAADQTLKVTQQNRRFDDAFSPRLGVVYQPLKTTSVFASYANSFQPNTGQDVSGAALAPSTFDQYEVGIKNDLFHGLLSANVTAYRIVNSNLAQTYLGLVPAANGTLVPNLNTSIRELAGEVTSKGVEVDMQSKPLMGWTFITGYSYNHTAYTRSNIYENGSRLRYNPAHTANLSLYYNFGSSFAENSFLRGLTAGVTSYYVGGRLAGRNTRLYDPATGKPFATADAFRLISSPDYLLFDASLGYTYNRFSVRVKAANLLNELSYNLHDDNSVNPIAPRNFAATLAYQL; this is encoded by the coding sequence ATGTCCCGACTCCTACCCTTGCTGCTGACCGCCCTGCCCCTCACGGCGGCCCTCCCTGTTTCTGCGTTTGTTGCGCCTCCCGGGGGGCCGGTTGCCAACTCGGGCGCCGACGAGCCGGCGCGGCGCGGCTGGGTGGCGGGCCGCGTGACGGATGCCGACGGGAAGGGCGTGGAAGGCGTGACGGTGGCGCTGAAAGGCACTTCGTACGGCGCCAGCACCACCGCCGACGGCCACTTCCGGCTGGCCGCGCAGGCGGGCTCCTACCAGTTGGTGGTGAGCAGCATCGGATATGCTACGCAGGAAGTGGTGGTGAGCGTGGCGAGCGGCGAAACCGTAACGCTACCGGCTTTCACGCTGGCCGTGAGCAACCAGAACCTGTCGGAGGTGACCGTGACCGGCACCAAGTCGATGAACCAACGGGCGCTACGCGTGGGCAAGCTGCCCGTGGCCGCCCTCGACCTGCCGCAGAGCGCCGTGACGGTGGAGCGCGAGGTGCTGGATCAGCAGCAGGTGCTGCGCCTGAGCGACGCGCTGGTGAACGTGAGCGGCCTGTACGTGACCAGCACCACCGGCGGCACGCAGGAAGAGCTGGGCAGCCGGGGCTTCGCCTACGGCTCCAACAACACCTTCAAGAACGGCGTCCGGTTCAATAACGGCGTGATGCCGGAAGCCAGCTCGCTGGAACGGATGGAAGTGCTGAAAGGCAGCGCGGCCATCCTGTACGGCAACGTGGCGGCGGGCGGCGTGCTCAACCTCGTCACCAAGAAGCCGCAGTTTGAGCGCGGCGGCTCGGTGGGGCTGCGGGTGGGCAGCTTCGGGTTCTGGAAGCCGATGGTGGACGTGTACGGCGCCATCGGCAACAGCCAGAAGGCCGCTTTCCGGCTGAATGGCAGCTACGAAAACGCCGACAGCTTCCGCGACGAAGTGAAATCGGAACGGGTGTATGTGAACCCGTCGCTGCTGTTTGAGCTGACACCGAAAACCACGCTGGTGCTGGAAGGCGACTACCTGCGCGATAACCGCACGCCCGATTTTGGGGTGGGTGCCATCGACTACAACATTCTGGAGTCGCGGACCCGGTTTCTGAACGTGCCGGGGGCCGAGAATGCCACCACCCAAACCAGCACGACGGCCACGCTGAGCACGCGCCTCAACGACAAGTGGCAGCTGCGCGCCGTAGGCGGATTCCAGCGCTACGACAGCGAGCAGCGCACCGGCAACCGCCCCACCAACATCAACAACGGCACGCGCCCGGCCCGGGGCACGGTGGGCAGCCCCACTTACGTGCCGGCCGCTCCCAAGCCCAGCCTCTACGGCAACTGGGGCCGCACTTTGGGCCGCAGCGAAACGTCGGAAAACTACTACCTCGCGCAGCTTGACCTCACGGGCGAGGTGCGCACCGGCTTCCTGGAGCACAACGTGCTGCTCGGCGCCGATGCCGACCAGTACAACACCAACGCGCTGACTTACACCGCGCAGGCCTACGACTCCATCAACGTAGTGGACCGCAGCCGGACGCTGGCACGGGCGGCCAACGCCGTGAATAGCTTCGACGCGCTGGCCCGCAACACCCGCACGCTCACCAACACGCGCCGCGCCGGCTTCTACGTGCAGGACCTGATCAGCATTTCCGAGAAGGTAAAGCTGCTGGCCGGGGTGCGCTGGAGCTACCAGGAAACGCCGAGCGACGTGTACACCTACGCCGCGCCAACCGCCGCCGACCAGACGCTGAAGGTGACGCAGCAGAACCGCCGCTTCGATGACGCCTTCTCGCCGCGCCTGGGCGTGGTGTACCAGCCGCTCAAAACCACCTCGGTATTCGCGTCTTACGCCAACTCGTTTCAGCCGAATACCGGCCAGGATGTTAGCGGCGCGGCCCTCGCGCCTTCCACCTTCGACCAGTATGAAGTGGGCATCAAAAACGACCTGTTCCACGGGCTGCTGTCGGCCAACGTCACGGCCTACCGCATCGTGAATAGCAACCTGGCGCAAACCTACCTGGGTTTGGTGCCGGCGGCGAATGGCACCCTGGTGCCGAACCTCAACACCAGCATCAGGGAGCTGGCGGGCGAAGTGACCAGCAAGGGCGTGGAAGTGGACATGCAAAGCAAGCCGCTGATGGGCTGGACGTTCATCACGGGCTACAGCTACAACCACACGGCCTACACCAGAAGCAACATTTACGAAAACGGCAGCCGCCTGCGCTACAACCCGGCCCACACTGCCAACCTGAGTTTGTACTACAACTTCGGCAGCAGCTTCGCCGAAAACAGCTTCCTGCGCGGCCTCACGGCGGGCGTCACTTCCTACTACGTCGGTGGCCGGCTGGCGGGCCGCAACACCCGCCTTTACGACCCCGCCACCGGCAAGCCGTTTGCCACCGCCGATGCCTTCCGCCTCATCAGCTCGCCTGACTATCTGCTGTTTGATGCCTCGCTGGGCTATACCTACAACCGGTTTTCGGTGCGCGTGAAAGCCGCCAACCTGCTCAACGAGCTGAGCTACAACCTGCACGACGACAACAGCGTGAACCCCATTGCGCCGCGCAACTTCGCCGCCACTTTGGCCTACCAGCTGTAA
- a CDS encoding PepSY-associated TM helix domain-containing protein produces MKIFFRNIHLYLSLASGLIIAVVCFTGGVLVFEKELEQAWHPERYFVVPAATPRQPLTQLTAAVRAYKPDARIAGLKVYADPTRTVEISLAGAPGGPGDGRKPEAARAERSGQPGTGAADKGQNGKEGQGPNAGKGGGEGGRGPVVFVNPYTAAVTGELNYRETFFFSMMALHRGMVGGVVGKLVVGVSTLLFLVIIGTGLVLWWPASRKAMQQRLQVKWSGGWKRLNHDLHVVLGFYSALVLFVFAFTGLAWSFEWFNKGIYAVTNSPLERPEPPVSVVPAGLAALTPAASDTATPAQPATSATAPSFSADAALAQAQKLAPMAVYYSLQLPKDPTGSIKVATLRPNALYDNATDEVYLDQYSGRVLKSQTYEQRNLGQRVRGLFKPVHTGSIFGWPSKIVSLVVCLLGVTFPITGTIMWLNRLKKGRKKQRKLATAA; encoded by the coding sequence ATGAAAATCTTCTTCCGCAACATTCACCTTTACCTCAGCCTCGCGTCGGGGCTGATTATTGCTGTGGTGTGCTTCACGGGCGGCGTGCTGGTATTCGAGAAAGAACTGGAGCAGGCCTGGCACCCGGAGCGCTACTTTGTGGTGCCCGCCGCCACGCCGCGCCAGCCGCTAACCCAACTCACGGCCGCCGTGCGGGCCTACAAGCCCGACGCCAGGATTGCCGGCCTGAAAGTCTACGCCGACCCCACCCGCACCGTGGAAATCAGCCTTGCCGGAGCGCCCGGCGGCCCCGGCGACGGACGCAAGCCAGAGGCCGCCCGCGCTGAGCGGAGCGGCCAGCCCGGCACAGGCGCAGCCGACAAGGGCCAGAACGGCAAGGAAGGCCAAGGCCCGAACGCCGGCAAAGGCGGCGGCGAAGGCGGCCGGGGCCCGGTGGTGTTCGTGAATCCCTACACGGCCGCCGTAACGGGCGAGTTGAACTACCGCGAAACCTTTTTCTTCTCGATGATGGCGCTGCACCGCGGCATGGTGGGCGGGGTCGTCGGCAAGCTGGTGGTGGGCGTGAGCACGCTGCTGTTTCTGGTCATTATCGGGACCGGGCTGGTGCTGTGGTGGCCGGCTTCGCGCAAGGCCATGCAGCAGCGGCTGCAGGTGAAGTGGAGCGGCGGCTGGAAGCGCCTCAACCACGACCTGCATGTGGTGCTGGGCTTCTACTCGGCGCTGGTGCTGTTCGTGTTTGCTTTCACGGGGCTGGCGTGGTCGTTTGAGTGGTTCAACAAAGGCATCTACGCCGTCACGAACTCGCCTCTGGAACGCCCCGAGCCGCCCGTCTCGGTGGTGCCGGCCGGCTTGGCCGCGCTGACGCCCGCCGCTTCAGATACTGCTACGCCAGCGCAGCCGGCTACGTCGGCCACCGCGCCGAGCTTCTCTGCTGATGCGGCGCTGGCCCAGGCGCAGAAGCTGGCCCCGATGGCCGTATACTACTCGCTGCAGCTGCCGAAAGACCCTACCGGCAGCATCAAAGTGGCCACGCTGCGGCCGAATGCGTTGTATGACAACGCCACCGACGAGGTCTACCTCGACCAGTATTCCGGCCGCGTACTCAAAAGCCAGACCTACGAGCAGCGCAACCTGGGCCAGCGCGTGCGGGGTTTGTTCAAGCCGGTGCATACCGGCTCCATCTTCGGCTGGCCATCCAAAATCGTGAGTCTGGTGGTGTGTCTGCTGGGCGTTACATTCCCCATTACGGGTACTATCATGTGGCTGAACCGGCTGAAAAAGGGCCGTAAGAAGCAGCGCAAGCTGGCCACGGCGGCCTGA
- a CDS encoding bile acid:sodium symporter family protein yields the protein MIQPTPPPLSPALTAPPENRLLALLRRAGLLDWFLLGLMGAVALAYLVPGVGSKSSPIPWKIITTAGVALIFFFYGLRLSAEKLTAGLRNWRLHVVVQGITFLAFPLLALLARPLFEGLKGEQLWQSIFFLCTLPSTVSTSVVMVSIARGNLPAAIFNASISSLLGIVLTPLWTSLFLNTSADGGHLWHLALILVWQVILPVVAGVLLNRRYGAFAERHKGALRVSDQIVILLIVFTAFCESFAEGIFRSYAPADVALLALGMVGLYGAIFGLVWGLSRLLGFSREDRITALFCGSKKSLVHGSVMASLLFPGLAATGLLLLPLMLYHALQIVLASTMARQMSRQPDSTPAAV from the coding sequence ATGATTCAGCCCACCCCTCCGCCTCTCTCTCCCGCGCTGACCGCGCCCCCCGAAAACCGCCTGCTGGCTCTGCTCCGCCGCGCCGGCCTGCTCGACTGGTTTCTGCTGGGGCTGATGGGGGCCGTGGCGCTGGCGTATCTGGTGCCCGGAGTCGGGAGCAAAAGCAGCCCCATTCCTTGGAAAATCATCACTACGGCCGGCGTGGCCCTGATTTTCTTTTTCTATGGGCTGCGCCTGAGCGCCGAAAAGCTCACAGCTGGCTTGCGCAACTGGCGGCTGCACGTGGTGGTGCAGGGCATTACGTTTCTGGCGTTTCCGCTGCTGGCGCTGCTGGCCCGTCCGCTGTTTGAAGGTCTGAAGGGCGAGCAGCTCTGGCAAAGCATCTTTTTTCTGTGCACGCTGCCCAGCACGGTGTCCACGTCCGTCGTGATGGTGAGCATTGCGCGGGGCAACCTGCCGGCGGCCATCTTCAACGCCAGCATCAGCAGTCTGCTGGGCATTGTGCTCACGCCGCTCTGGACCAGCCTGTTTCTGAACACCAGCGCCGACGGCGGCCACCTCTGGCACCTGGCCCTGATTCTGGTGTGGCAGGTGATACTGCCGGTGGTGGCCGGGGTGCTGCTCAACCGCCGCTACGGAGCCTTTGCCGAGCGCCACAAAGGCGCATTGCGCGTCTCCGACCAGATTGTGATTCTGCTGATCGTGTTTACGGCCTTCTGCGAGTCGTTTGCCGAGGGCATCTTCCGCAGCTACGCCCCCGCCGATGTGGCGCTGCTGGCGTTGGGCATGGTGGGGCTGTACGGGGCCATCTTCGGGCTGGTGTGGGGGCTGAGCCGGCTGCTGGGCTTCTCACGCGAAGACCGGATTACGGCTTTGTTCTGCGGCTCCAAGAAGTCATTGGTGCATGGCAGCGTGATGGCCAGCCTGCTGTTTCCGGGCCTGGCCGCCACGGGGCTGCTGCTGCTGCCGCTCATGCTCTACCACGCCCTGCAGATCGTGCTGGCCAGCACAATGGCCCGGCAGATGAGCCGCCAGCCCGACTCCACCCCGGCGGCAGTCTGA
- a CDS encoding ankyrin repeat domain-containing protein → MKKLVLLFVLFQSLTFFAQAQTTTQKVYATIVNNQPEALQALLAAGADANAPVVMVSGFPTTFLILAAGKGQLELVKILVKYKAQIDKPDSFNATALMAAADQGSAEVTAFLLASGANPTARDNDGKDVLAHAKESGSSDVVKLIHKAK, encoded by the coding sequence ATGAAAAAACTCGTACTGCTTTTTGTCTTATTTCAGTCCCTGACATTTTTCGCTCAGGCCCAGACGACCACTCAGAAGGTATACGCCACCATCGTCAACAACCAGCCGGAGGCCCTGCAGGCGCTGCTGGCCGCGGGGGCTGATGCCAACGCGCCCGTGGTAATGGTGTCGGGCTTTCCAACCACCTTTCTGATTCTGGCCGCCGGCAAAGGCCAGCTGGAACTGGTTAAGATTCTGGTGAAGTATAAAGCCCAGATCGACAAACCAGACTCTTTCAATGCAACTGCCCTGATGGCTGCTGCAGATCAGGGTAGTGCGGAGGTAACAGCCTTTCTGCTTGCCAGCGGGGCCAACCCCACTGCCAGGGACAACGATGGCAAAGACGTGCTGGCTCATGCCAAAGAAAGCGGCAGCTCCGACGTAGTGAAACTGATCCATAAAGCAAAATAG